A stretch of the Engraulis encrasicolus isolate BLACKSEA-1 chromosome 19, IST_EnEncr_1.0, whole genome shotgun sequence genome encodes the following:
- the LOC134470146 gene encoding sex comb on midleg-like protein 4 yields the protein MSGPAGSAQTADSGSSGIGIIGEMQSPPATSSSPSSASFLPAPTGKIPGRKRGRPPLHRNLAKMDFPSRYPEVLPPLKVPKKRGRKPGFKLKPRMLMTPLAISPPSSTPEPDMSSIPQDAATVPHSSTDQELTVCIYINKQAHVGPNLDRKKVQQLPDHFGPDRPSVVLQQAVQGCIDCAFQQKAVFTLLTQGYGGEKISATFDGKQHLLSLPVVNSVGYVLRFLKKLCRSLHCENLFSDQPPVTQHNGASYQTDTMPLSGEAPMPDDYLSEASELQQRYSVDPSDSAFSCMNSPYPPKPVYGGGGGGGGGGGGGGGGGGFRSHQPHHTSPLGTHCGHSSSPSNFIDSNRADSQESPKRPLCKDPATWSVDDVIWFIKDADAQALGPHIDVFRKHEIDGNALLLLKSDMIMKYLGLKLGPALKLCYHIDKLKQSRF from the exons ATGAGCGGTCCTGCAGGctcagcacagacagcagacagcggCAGCAGCGGCATCGGCATCATCGGCGAGATGCAGTCGCCCCCGgcaacctcctcctccccctcctcagccTCCTTCCTGCCGGCTCCGACTGGCAAGATCCCGGGCCGCAAGAGGGGCCGGCCCCCGCTGCACCGCAACCTGGCTAAGATGGACTTCCCCAGCCGCTACCCGGAGGTGCTGCCGCCCCTCAAAGTGCCCAAGAAGAGGGGAAGGAAACCCGGATTCAAG ctaaAGCCCAGGATGTTGATGACCCCTCTGGCCATCTCTCCTCCCAGCAGCACCCCTGAGCCCGACATGAGCTCCATCCCCCAGGACGCCGCCACCGTCCCCCACTCCTCCACCGACCAGGAGCTCACAG TGTGCATCTACATAAACAAGCAGGCTCACGTGGGGCCCAACCTGGACCGTAAGAAGGTGCAGCAGTTACCGGATCACTTCGGTCCCGACCGGCCCTCCGTAGTCCTCCAGCAGGCCGTGCAGGGCTGCATCGACTGCGCTTTCCAGCAGAAGGCCGTCTTCACCCTGCTCACACAGGGCTACGGAGGGGAGAAGATCTCAG cCACGTTCGATGGGAAGCAGCACCTGCTGAGTCTGCCGGTGGTGAACAGCGTGGGCTACGTGCTGCGCTTCCTCAAGAAGCTGTGCCGCAGCCTGCACTGTGAGAACCTCTTCAGCGACCAGCCGCCAGTCACCCAGCACAACGGGGCCTCCTACCAGACCGACACCATGCCGCTGTCTG GTGAGGCGCCCATGCCGGATGATTACCTCTCTGAGGCGTCAGAGCTGCAGCAGCGCTACTCGGTAGACCCCAGTGACTCCGCCTTCAGCTGTATGAACTCGCCCTATCCCCCCAAGCCCGTCtacgggggaggaggaggaggaggaggtggaggaggaggaggaggaggaggaggaggcttccGCTCCCACCAGCCACACCACACCTCCCCGCTCGGCACCCACTGCGGACACAGCAGCAGCCCCAGCAACTTCATAGACAGCAACAGGGCag ACTCCCAGGAGTCTCCAAAGCGCCCCCTCTGCAAGGACCCCGCCACCTGGAGTGTAGACGACGTCATCTGGTTCATCAAGGACGCTGACGCTCAAGCTCTGGGGCCACACATAGACGTGTTCAGGAAGCAT gagATTGATGGCAATGCCTTGCTGCTGCTGAAGAGCGACATGATCATGAAATATCTGGGCCTGAAGCTGGGGCCTGCGCTCAAGCTGTGCTACCACATCGACAAACTCAAGCAGAGTCGCTTCTGA